The sequence CCGCGCGCATCCAGCAGCGCGGCGGTGTCCTTCAGCATGCTCGGGCTGCCGCACAGCATGGCGCGGTCGGTCTCCGGGTTCAGCGGCGGCAGGCCCAGGTCCTCGCACAGCTTGCCGTTCTCGATCAGGTCGGTCAGCCGGCCCTGGTTGCGGAATTCCTCGCGCGTCACGCTCGGGTAGTAGATCAGCTTGTCGCGGATCACCTCGCCGAAGAATTCGTTCTTGGGCAGCTCGTGCTGGATGTAGTCGGCATAGGCCAGCTCGTTCACGAAGCGCACGCCGTGGAACAGGATCACCTTCTCGAAATGCTCGTAGGTGTCCGGATCCTTGATGATCGACATGAACGGCGCGAGGCCGGTGCCGGTGCCGAACAGGAACAGGTTCTTGCCGGGCTTGAGGTCGTGGATCACCAGCGTGCCGGTCGGCTTGCGGCTGACCAGCAGCTCGTCGCCGACCTTGAGGTGCTGCAGCCGGCTGGTCAGCGGGCCGTTGGGCACCTTGATGCTGAAGAACTCAAGGTGTTCCTCGTAGTTGGCGCTGGCGATCGAATAGGCGCGCATCAGCGGCCGCTC is a genomic window of Chitinimonas koreensis containing:
- a CDS encoding ferredoxin--NADP reductase, whose protein sequence is MSTIATERVLSVHHWNDTLFSFTTTRDPALRFENGHFVMIGLQVNERPLMRAYSIASANYEEHLEFFSIKVPNGPLTSRLQHLKVGDELLVSRKPTGTLVIHDLKPGKNLFLFGTGTGLAPFMSIIKDPDTYEHFEKVILFHGVRFVNELAYADYIQHELPKNEFFGEVIRDKLIYYPSVTREEFRNQGRLTDLIENGKLCEDLGLPPLNPETDRAMLCGSPSMLKDTAALLDARGFKVSPRIGEPGDYVIERAFVEK